From a single Streptomyces liliifuscus genomic region:
- a CDS encoding MFS transporter yields the protein MTETLSSRTVRSPVAPPVLGGLGLFTVLLGAALPLIDFFIVNVALPTIGHDLAAGDAVLELVVAGYGVAYAVLLVLGGRLGDMFGRRRLFLGGMIAFGLTSLACGLAPSAWTLVAARVAQGAASAAMLPQVLATIQSATAGPRRAKAMGLYGATAGLSMVAGQILGGVLVAADIAGTGWRAVFLVNVPVVLVGLFLAAKAVPETRSQHPAPVDGPGTVLLAIALVSLLAPLTEGRASGWPLWTWVSLAVFPVAATAFYLVERRAERLGRTPLVPPSLFSNLPLRRGLVMILPFSIGFSGFMFVIAVALQQGVTLSPVRAGLTLAPMAVSFFVVSLLGPRLVARWGTRVVTAGGLVQAVGVAVLALTVWSSWPHVGGLELWPGVVIAGAGQALQLPILFRVILSEVPPARAGVGSGVMITAQQSALALGVATLGTLFLTLTPGHGMRDALVTTLLVQLAGVALTTGLSLRLPRTIA from the coding sequence GTGACCGAAACCCTCTCCTCCCGTACCGTCCGCTCGCCCGTCGCCCCACCCGTGCTCGGCGGGCTCGGGCTGTTCACCGTGCTGCTCGGCGCGGCGCTGCCCCTCATCGACTTCTTCATCGTGAATGTCGCCCTGCCCACGATCGGCCACGACCTGGCCGCGGGCGACGCGGTCCTGGAACTCGTCGTCGCCGGATACGGAGTCGCGTACGCCGTGCTCCTCGTCCTCGGCGGCCGGCTCGGCGACATGTTCGGCCGACGCCGGCTGTTCCTCGGCGGCATGATCGCCTTCGGGCTGACCTCGCTGGCGTGCGGGCTCGCGCCGAGCGCGTGGACGCTCGTCGCGGCGCGCGTCGCACAGGGCGCGGCGTCGGCGGCGATGCTCCCGCAGGTCCTCGCCACCATCCAGTCGGCGACCGCGGGCCCGCGCCGCGCCAAGGCGATGGGCCTGTACGGCGCCACGGCCGGGCTCTCCATGGTGGCCGGGCAGATCCTCGGTGGCGTCCTGGTGGCGGCGGACATCGCGGGCACCGGCTGGCGCGCGGTCTTCCTGGTGAACGTGCCGGTCGTGCTGGTGGGCCTCTTCCTGGCCGCCAAGGCCGTGCCCGAGACCCGCTCGCAGCACCCCGCGCCGGTGGACGGCCCCGGTACGGTCCTGCTGGCCATCGCCCTGGTGTCCCTGCTCGCCCCGCTGACCGAGGGCCGGGCGTCGGGCTGGCCCCTGTGGACGTGGGTGTCCTTGGCGGTGTTCCCGGTCGCGGCGACGGCCTTCTATCTCGTCGAGCGGCGGGCGGAGCGTCTGGGCCGCACCCCGCTGGTCCCGCCGAGTCTGTTCTCGAACCTCCCCCTGCGCCGGGGCCTGGTGATGATCCTCCCCTTCTCGATCGGCTTCAGCGGCTTCATGTTCGTCATCGCGGTGGCGCTGCAGCAGGGAGTCACCCTGAGTCCGGTCCGCGCGGGCCTCACCCTGGCGCCGATGGCGGTGTCCTTCTTCGTGGTCTCGCTCCTGGGCCCGCGGCTGGTGGCCCGGTGGGGCACGCGCGTGGTGACCGCGGGCGGCCTGGTCCAGGCGGTCGGCGTGGCCGTCCTCGCCCTCACGGTGTGGAGCTCCTGGCCCCACGTCGGCGGTCTCGAACTCTGGCCCGGCGTGGTCATCGCGGGTGCCGGTCAGGCCCTCCAACTGCCCATCCTTTTCCGCGTGATCCTCTCCGAGGTGCCCCCGGCCCGCGCCGGCGTGGGCAGCGGCGTCATGATCACGGCCCAGCAGTCCGCCCTTGCTCTGGGCGTGGCCACCCTCGGCACCCTCTTCCTCACCCTCACCCCGGGCCACGGCATGCGGGACGCCCTGGTCACGACGCTTCTCGTCCAGCTCGCCGGGGTCGCCCTGACCACCGGACTGAGCCTGCGACTGCCTCGCACCATCGCGTGA
- a CDS encoding cation:dicarboxylate symporter family transporter, with product MPPSVPSLPRRAVRKLRTSLFAQVACALVLGILVGKLWPDIATAAQPLGDGFIRLIKAVISPLVFCVVVVGITKAGDLKAFGRIGLKALIWFEVATTFALLFGLVAGNLVQPGAGMNVDPSKLDASAVDEKTGGGSLPSTSEFILHSLPDSAVGAFAENSLLQVLVLACLTGAAVLHLGHTKVPAILPAVQQAQEIVFAIVGFVMKLAPLAVFGATAHLVGQYGVGVMSTYGKLILVCYATALIFLLLLAVALKAVAGVSLWKFVRYTREEMLLALGTASSETVMPRMMQKLRHAGCRDDAVGLVLPTGYSFNLDGASIYLSVGTLFIAQAVGVDLSLGQQITVVLILMLTSKGMAGVPGSAFLALSATASALGVIPVGAVALLLGVDRIMDSMRVATNLLGNCVAVFAVSRWEGALDSARARKVLDGELPFVEEEQEEPRKAAVSAPTPVTEGGNALPSQPTELTKQPATEGS from the coding sequence GTGCCACCGTCTGTACCGTCCCTGCCGCGACGCGCCGTCCGCAAGCTGCGGACCTCGCTGTTCGCGCAGGTCGCCTGCGCACTCGTCCTCGGAATCCTCGTCGGAAAGCTGTGGCCGGACATCGCCACGGCCGCCCAGCCCCTCGGCGACGGGTTCATCCGGCTCATCAAGGCGGTGATCTCGCCCCTGGTGTTCTGCGTGGTGGTCGTCGGCATCACCAAGGCCGGTGATCTCAAGGCGTTCGGACGGATCGGACTCAAGGCCCTGATCTGGTTCGAGGTCGCGACCACGTTCGCCCTGCTGTTCGGGCTGGTCGCCGGGAACCTCGTCCAGCCCGGCGCCGGTATGAACGTCGACCCGTCGAAGCTGGACGCCTCGGCGGTCGACGAGAAGACCGGTGGCGGCTCGCTGCCCTCGACCAGCGAGTTCATCCTGCACTCCCTGCCCGACAGCGCGGTCGGCGCCTTCGCCGAGAACTCGCTGCTGCAGGTACTGGTGCTGGCCTGTCTGACCGGTGCCGCGGTGCTCCACCTCGGCCACACCAAGGTGCCCGCGATCCTGCCCGCCGTCCAGCAGGCCCAGGAGATCGTCTTCGCGATCGTCGGCTTCGTCATGAAGCTCGCCCCGCTCGCGGTCTTCGGCGCCACGGCCCACCTGGTCGGTCAGTACGGGGTCGGCGTGATGTCCACGTACGGCAAGCTCATCCTCGTCTGTTACGCGACCGCGCTGATCTTCCTGCTGCTGCTCGCCGTCGCCCTCAAGGCGGTCGCCGGTGTCAGCCTGTGGAAGTTCGTCCGCTACACCCGCGAGGAGATGCTGCTCGCACTAGGCACCGCGTCCAGCGAGACCGTCATGCCCCGCATGATGCAGAAGCTCCGCCACGCCGGCTGCCGCGACGACGCCGTGGGCCTGGTCCTGCCGACCGGGTACTCCTTCAACCTCGACGGCGCCTCGATCTACCTCTCCGTCGGCACCCTCTTCATCGCCCAGGCCGTCGGCGTGGACCTCTCCCTGGGCCAGCAGATCACCGTCGTACTGATCCTGATGCTGACCAGCAAGGGCATGGCGGGCGTACCGGGTTCGGCGTTCCTCGCCCTGTCCGCGACCGCCTCCGCGCTCGGGGTCATCCCCGTGGGAGCCGTCGCCCTGCTCCTCGGCGTGGACCGCATCATGGACTCGATGCGCGTCGCCACCAATCTGCTCGGCAACTGCGTCGCCGTCTTCGCCGTCTCCCGCTGGGAGGGTGCCCTGGACTCGGCACGTGCCAGGAAGGTGCTCGACGGCGAACTCCCGTTCGTGGAGGAGGAGCAGGAGGAGCCGCGGAAGGCGGCGGTGAGCGCCCCGACACCCGTCACCGAGGGCGGGAACGCCCTCCCCTCCCAGCCCACGGAACTCACCAAGCAGCCCGCCACCGAAGGAAGTTGA